In a single window of the Perca flavescens isolate YP-PL-M2 chromosome 18, PFLA_1.0, whole genome shotgun sequence genome:
- the LOC114572992 gene encoding uncharacterized protein LOC114572992 isoform X1, with the protein MMAVWCTAGALLLVLLTGLSYSYPMQQGISWAVAPPSPFSAGASTGPSTQQFASSGPALRPLGLNFVIQPDYFLPQYQAGELFQEQKIFEQGNSESENEARGSMPPPRFVYAAQPSQGFNGGPVPSGLVPYPYPSYDYMFLTGQYPPGTYTYTSNSFEQGRDSGENAHYTRDNSPSTQQAKNIPYRRRTVRQASIGSAGQSGAATGQPQPYSGVGVKGSYSQLGRHRRGAPRAFLKKVLFCASVGRIFSEFEINMFPFLSFRLAKG; encoded by the exons ATGATGGCTGTTTGGTGTACTGCAGG GGCTTTGCTCCTTGTTTTGCTGACTGGTTTGAGTTACAGCTACCCTATGCAGCAAG GCATTTCCTGGGCTGTTGCACCTCCCAGTCCCTTTTCTGCTGGAGCATCCACAGGACCTAGCACTCAGCAGTTTGCTTCCAGTGGACCTGCCCTTCGACCACTTGGCCTTAACTTTGTGATCCAGCCTGACTATTTTCTTCCACAGTACCAGGCAGGGGAACTTTTCCAGGAACAGAAAATCTTCGAGCAAGGCAACTCTGAATCTGAGAACGAAGCGCGAGGTTCCATGCCACCACCTCGTTTTGTCTATGCTGCACAGCCTTCACAAGGCTTTAATGGAGGACCTGTGCCATCAGGCCTGGTCCCCTATCCTTACCCTTCCTATGACTACATGTTCCTGACTGGCCAGTATCCTCCAGGCACGTATACTTATACCAGCAACAGCTTTGAGCAGGGGAGGGACAGCGGCGAGAACGCTCACTACACAAGGGACAACTCTCCCAGCACTCAGCAGGCCAAGAACATCCCTTATAGACGTCGCACCGTCAGGCAGGCGAGTATTGGGAGTGCTGGTCAGAGTGGCGCAGCGACTGGACAACCGCAGCCCTACAGTGGAGTTGGTGTAAAAGGTTCTTACTCGCAGCTGGGTCGACACCGCCGGGGAGCTCCAAGAGCATTTCTGAAGAAGGTACTGTTCTGTGCTTCAGTTGGCAGGATATTTTCAGAGTTTGAgattaacatgtttcctttccTGTCTTTCAGGTTGGCTAAAGGGTGA
- the LOC114572992 gene encoding uncharacterized protein LOC114572992 isoform X3, whose translation MMAVWALLLVLLTGLSYSYPMQQGISWAVAPPSPFSAGASTGPSTQQFASSGPALRPLGLNFVIQPDYFLPQYQAGELFQEQKIFEQGNSESENEARGSMPPPRFVYAAQPSQGFNGGPVPSGLVPYPYPSYDYMFLTGQYPPGTYTYTSNSFEQGRDSGENAHYTRDNSPSTQQAKNIPYRRRTVRQASIGSAGQSGAATGQPQPYSGVGVKGSYSQLGRHRRGAPRAFLKKVG comes from the exons ATGATGGCTGTTTG GGCTTTGCTCCTTGTTTTGCTGACTGGTTTGAGTTACAGCTACCCTATGCAGCAAG GCATTTCCTGGGCTGTTGCACCTCCCAGTCCCTTTTCTGCTGGAGCATCCACAGGACCTAGCACTCAGCAGTTTGCTTCCAGTGGACCTGCCCTTCGACCACTTGGCCTTAACTTTGTGATCCAGCCTGACTATTTTCTTCCACAGTACCAGGCAGGGGAACTTTTCCAGGAACAGAAAATCTTCGAGCAAGGCAACTCTGAATCTGAGAACGAAGCGCGAGGTTCCATGCCACCACCTCGTTTTGTCTATGCTGCACAGCCTTCACAAGGCTTTAATGGAGGACCTGTGCCATCAGGCCTGGTCCCCTATCCTTACCCTTCCTATGACTACATGTTCCTGACTGGCCAGTATCCTCCAGGCACGTATACTTATACCAGCAACAGCTTTGAGCAGGGGAGGGACAGCGGCGAGAACGCTCACTACACAAGGGACAACTCTCCCAGCACTCAGCAGGCCAAGAACATCCCTTATAGACGTCGCACCGTCAGGCAGGCGAGTATTGGGAGTGCTGGTCAGAGTGGCGCAGCGACTGGACAACCGCAGCCCTACAGTGGAGTTGGTGTAAAAGGTTCTTACTCGCAGCTGGGTCGACACCGCCGGGGAGCTCCAAGAGCATTTCTGAAGAAG GTTGGCTAA
- the LOC114572992 gene encoding uncharacterized protein LOC114572992 isoform X2 — MMAVWCTAGALLLVLLTGLSYSYPMQQGISWAVAPPSPFSAGASTGPSTQQFASSGPALRPLGLNFVIQPDYFLPQYQAGELFQEQKIFEQGNSESENEARGSMPPPRFVYAAQPSQGFNGGPVPSGLVPYPYPSYDYMFLTGQYPPGTYTYTSNSFEQGRDSGENAHYTRDNSPSTQQAKNIPYRRRTVRQASIGSAGQSGAATGQPQPYSGVGVKGSYSQLGRHRRGAPRAFLKKVG; from the exons ATGATGGCTGTTTGGTGTACTGCAGG GGCTTTGCTCCTTGTTTTGCTGACTGGTTTGAGTTACAGCTACCCTATGCAGCAAG GCATTTCCTGGGCTGTTGCACCTCCCAGTCCCTTTTCTGCTGGAGCATCCACAGGACCTAGCACTCAGCAGTTTGCTTCCAGTGGACCTGCCCTTCGACCACTTGGCCTTAACTTTGTGATCCAGCCTGACTATTTTCTTCCACAGTACCAGGCAGGGGAACTTTTCCAGGAACAGAAAATCTTCGAGCAAGGCAACTCTGAATCTGAGAACGAAGCGCGAGGTTCCATGCCACCACCTCGTTTTGTCTATGCTGCACAGCCTTCACAAGGCTTTAATGGAGGACCTGTGCCATCAGGCCTGGTCCCCTATCCTTACCCTTCCTATGACTACATGTTCCTGACTGGCCAGTATCCTCCAGGCACGTATACTTATACCAGCAACAGCTTTGAGCAGGGGAGGGACAGCGGCGAGAACGCTCACTACACAAGGGACAACTCTCCCAGCACTCAGCAGGCCAAGAACATCCCTTATAGACGTCGCACCGTCAGGCAGGCGAGTATTGGGAGTGCTGGTCAGAGTGGCGCAGCGACTGGACAACCGCAGCCCTACAGTGGAGTTGGTGTAAAAGGTTCTTACTCGCAGCTGGGTCGACACCGCCGGGGAGCTCCAAGAGCATTTCTGAAGAAG GTTGGCTAA